The region TGATAGCCGCTCTTACGAAGGAATCTTATAACAAATCCGGAAACAATGGTACCGATAAATCCGGCGCCAAGAATCGTAATATCAACAACCGTGATATTTATTAACCGGGCAAACGCTTCTGAAAACGCACTGCCGGGATTTTTAAAATATTCCACCGTTGAAAAGTCATCCACAATCATCAGAATAATTATCGGATAAATGAATGCCATCAGCCATGTGCGCCGCAGCAGCATATTTAAAATAAATGCGAGTCCAAAAAATATAACAAAAAACAATAATATCGAAACAACTAATTGAATCAACGCTGTGTCTCCCTTCACACTTACATACAAAGTCCATTTTATATGAAAAAAACACGGGCAACAAGTCCAGCTTCTACCCCTCTTTTCAACA is a window of Virgibacillus ihumii DNA encoding:
- a CDS encoding YuiB family protein; this translates as MIQLVVSILLFFVIFFGLAFILNMLLRRTWLMAFIYPIIILMIVDDFSTVEYFKNPGSAFSEAFARLINITVVDITILGAGFIGTIVSGFVIRFLRKSGYQMF